The stretch of DNA CGATGGTCGTACTCACAAGCACATACCCTATCGAGAGAACAAGAATCTAACAGGAACAGCCAGGTTTGTCGATTAATCTACTGCATTTCCTCGAATACTGCTGTTTTGTTTACATATCCCTGACGAAACATCTCATGTTCACATAAACAGATACGCGAGCATTAATACACATCTGGGAATTGAGCAATCACGGCGAGATGACCTTGAATCCCTAGGATACGTTCTCATGTACTTCAACAGAGGTAGCTTACCCTGGCAAGGCTTGAAAGCAGCGACTAAGAGACAAAAGTATGAACGTATCTCCGAGAAGAAAATGTCCACACCCGTCGAAGAACTGTGCAAGGGTTATCCTGGTAAATATCTTTACAATTAATATGAATATTAATCCTTACCCTGTAAACGATTTTTCGGTTCTCTTGGAGTACGGGTTAAAATAGTCGTCATCCCAGTGTTTCACAATTCAATTGAAAATTTTCTGTTATTGCAGTAGAGTTCGCGTCGTATCTAAGGTATTGTCGAGCGCTACGTTTCGAGGAGAGGCCGGATTACTCATATCTGCGACAATTATTCCGGACGCTGTTCCACGGACAAGGCTTCACGTACGACTATGTCTTCGACTGGAATATGTTGAAGTTCGGTAACGTCAGGCAACCGACGTTACCCTCGACGCAGCAGGCACCTATGCACTCGCAGCAGACGAACGCGGCGCTACCGTCTGGGACCAATAACGATCAGGAACATCGATCAAGGTTGGTGTTCGGTCTGAATTAAGCAGGACATCCGTGGAAACAGCTAGCGCACGAAATCAGACGTGAAAATGTTTGCGATAGCGCGTGTCTCCACCATACCGTCCTTTCATGTGTATAAATAGCATGGTCATTTCATTACCCAGTACGTTCTATTCTCGGCGGCTGGGTCAATGAATCGGGAAACGTACGCGTTTAACAACAGGATAAATCAAATACAATCCCTTTCTTTGGAGCCTTCATATTTTTCTTGGAGGACCTTGGACAGTTCTTTAGACTAGGAGAGAGGGAAAAAGTCAAAGTTATAATGTAGAAAGCTTCTAGTAGTTGAAGGATCATTTGATAGGTTGACAAGACTCCCTAAAACTAACTCCCTAGTAGTAAATTGGAACCaaatttcaattattcaatgTAGTCAAGTATTCAGTATCTTAAAACTAATTTTCCTTACAGGCCCTACGCAAGGCAGTGTCTAGCGAACGCGTCAGTGGCAACAGTGGGCCCGACGGTAGGAACTACCTCAAATCTGAGAAGCATGCGGCAGAAACGCGAGGCGATGGACGCTCTCCGCGACCAGGACAATCAGGACAAGAGCGATCTCCAAGGTAAAATCCAGTTCtaccaaaaattatgttttaccCAGCAGCCTATAACCGAGCATAGAATGCGACTGTTAGTCGGCCACACGCAAGCTGGCGACCTCGAGACGCCACGCGCGAATCCCTGTCAGTTTAGCACGTTCAAATCGTCGccgtctggtcgagcagcggccGACGTAGCGTCCCTAGACCTAACAGGTCTAAACCTAGGGCATCGGGACACGGTGGCGGCTAACCGTGCCACCGAGCTCAACTCTAGCACCTCTCGCGACTATTATCAGCCGATGAATAGGCTTAGAGAGAGGAGCCCGAACGCGTCGTCTCGTCAGCTAGATAAGCAGAGTTATTTTTTTCATGGGCATAAAACTGAGAAAGACATAGATCGCGAGGCGGTGTTGTTCGATTGCAACACTCCCGATGAGATCAAGTTCGATTATACGGTCGACGATGTCGCGGCTTCCGTTGGCTCAATGAATTGCTTCGGCGGCGGCGAGAAGGAAAAGAGCGCTGACCACGAGGAGAAGAAGCAGAAAAGCTCTGCTTTGGGCAGTCGTCGACTCGCTGGCCACGATTCTCGTCGTGACTCGGGAAACGTGGAGTTTCTTGAGAAGGAAGGGGAGATCTTCAAGAAGAGCagcaatgaattattgcaagagaCGTCCACCAAAAAGAAGagaaatttttcttttaataataAGGAGAAGACTCACAGAAGCTTGGAGTCTTTGGAGAGAAGCGTAGATCTGTCTGTGGTGGATTGTAAGAGCTTGGTCTTGTTAGATGATCAGCCGAAAACGTTCTTCTATGGGAGACAGAAGACCCTGGACTTTTCCCAGAAGTCGAAGAAGTCCATGGACTCCTCCGCGAACAAGGCACGGAAGCGGCCAAACTTCTTCCAACGTGTACGCAGGAGGTGGCATTTTTTACTCAAGCAGCGAAGGATCAGAAGACGGAATAAATACGAGAGGCCTCAGAGCGCTCAGGAGAAGTGCGAGTATTTTTTACAGAAGTACCAGAAAAACGATTTTTTTGAGCGCATTCCGAGCCTTCCTCGTTCTTCCACTGTTTCGGAGCTCCGTTTTTTCTATGTGTCTCAGTTTTTTCGCCATGAGAGCAAAGATTCGAAGAGTCAGAAAGAGGTCACAGCTCAACTGGAAGATAGTACGTTTCGTGTGAAGGCCGAGGAGAACAAGTCTTCCAGTGCTTCGGAGAAGCAGGAGCAACCAGTTGCTCCAGCCAGCGACTCTCACTCGGAAAATACTCCAACTAACGTGGAATCGACTGATAAGAAGCTATTGGAGACTGTCACGAGCGTCACCACGCAAGAGTCTGCGAGTTGCAATAAAGAGAGTGTAGAGATTGGATATTCCATCAGCCAGCTTAGCAAGCTGTGCTTGCAGAACTTGCAAAACGTGAACCGTACCGACGCGCTACACCCTCAGGAAGTAGCTAACACTGATAAAAAGGAGCAATTCATGGAGTGGATAGTCAGAACTGATTTAGACACCTTGAGCTACTGTACCAACTCGAGCGATTCTTTGGGCAACGGCAAGCTGCAGGGTAACCTTGACATTCTAAAGGGTATCCTGCTCGACATCTTCCTCTGTACTTGTATTTAAGTCTTTCACGCGTATTTTCGTTTATATTTATAGAGAGCAAGTTTTTTGTACCACTGATAGTTGTTCTTTGTATGTTGTTACGTCCAGAACTTTTCGTTTTCTTGATTGTCGAAGAATTATTTATTATGCTTTCTGGTGTGGCCTAATTGTAGTTTTGGAGAAGAGATTTAGAAGCTATGACTGAAAATCTCTAAAAATTCTTTGGAATTTTGTTGAATTTAGGTTTCTTTGGGAAGATTCATGAATGGCTATTTTTGTAATATTAAGTGGGATCTGTCTTATGATGGGACTTTGTAGAATTAGAAGCATAGTGAACTGAGATGAGGCGGAAGGATTGCAGTGAACTAATTGTTAAACTACTGACTATTTTGTGTTATTGTTGGAGCTTTGAATTTTGAGTTTGCTAAAAAATAGCACCGAGGTTTTATTAATGATTCTGAGTGGTAAAGTGTAAAATTTCTTtctataaaaatcattatatggAAATGGACCACAATTTTCTCATTAAAAGAAACAAGAATAATAAGATCCACAGCACAAAATATGCTGGATTCTTCTTCTAATTTACTTCATGACTGTGAAAATGTAAATAGAGGTTCTATTGTATCTCTGTACCACAAAGTTCTTTCCTGTTTCCCCTATTACTACAATTTCATTGCAATTCTTCCATGAAGTACACAGCCACTGGCATATCAACATACATTTCCGCCCAGGATTTCAGTGTTCAACCACTCGAAGCATAGCTCATGGAAAGGGTGATTCCCCTAGCGAACGAGACCACGCGTTTCGCACGCGTATTTTCATACAATCGTGTTACGCAACAGTACCAAATACCAGGCGTCCCTGCGTTTCGTAGCGAAACATCTCGGACCTTGAAGTGCAGAAAAGGAAACGGGTTGCCTTAGAATATAAACACGCACAGATTGCTGAAGAACGAACGATCGAGCTAGATCGAATCGTGCACACGTCCATATGATCCTCTCAGGAGACAAACTGATCGACTCTAATTTCTTTCCATATTCCATTTTTGTCGTCAAAGTATGTGACTGATAGTCAACTTTCCATAAACTTCACATAAACTCGGAATAATTCATTACAAAACCTACCACATTTTCCTAAAAATCACGATTTGTTCTGACTGAAGAATTTAGTATCTTAGGAACAAGACCAGTCATCTCTTAAATTAAACAATTCACTGTAATATTATAAATCACATTGATTCTTCGTTTCTAGCTGAATTTGATTTTAAAATACATTCCTTTGCTTTCTGTTCTACAGAGTCGATCAGTTTGGCATCTGAGAGTCTCATGTAACGCCTAAGTTAGACACTTTCCTCTAACTATACGCATTTATCCGCCTCTCTATATATAATACGCATATATAAGCGTACGTATGCGCCTGCACTCGTCCCGACGTGCACGTGCATACACGTTGACAAATATATTACACTTTGTATGCTACGGCCGCGCTGATGTATCGTGGCCGAGAGCTGGAGATGTCCGAGACACGCGATAAGAGTCGTTTTATTAAGCTGGATGTATTATTCGATAAGGGAAAGTTGAGTTGCTCGAAAGCTGTTCGACTATCGAGAACACTTCGAGTGTACCGTCGCATATACCAAACCACAGTAACCAACGTATGTTAAGGAACCTATCAGTGTATATAGGAATTGAGTAAGAAAGACATGTGGCGATTTGGTTGATATTAATGGACGATTTCGTGATCAATGGCGATGGTGCGTGAAGTCCAGACCTAAAGCTATGTCTTCATTGAAGTAACAGGGAGAGAAGGATCCTGTTTTTTCTTGCTGTATGTTTTAAAATGCTTTCAACAATCACTGATTCATGGAAAGATTTTGTTGACATTGTAGGAATATTTGagtttttagttttttatttgGCAAAAACGTGCAGAAGCACTTGGCAACAAGTGGCGACTTTCTTAAGATATAAATGGGGAACAGTAATAGAAAGCTTCTTGTTGCTTCGATGGAGATATGGCTTAAGTTAAGGGTGTCCACTTGAGAGTAGGATTATCTGGAATTGCTCTTGGGAGTCAGATTTACTAATTTATATAGTATTGCCTAGTCTCAAGTGAACATGAACTTCAACCCTTATCATACCAGAGTAGGGTCATTCAGAGTTTGAATGCAGATTCCCAAGAATTGAAgttcataaaattgaaacagatACGTAAAGAGGCTTTACATTTTATACTTGGTGAATTAATATCAGACTTTCTGAGTGGCTCTGCCTCGGTATATCAAGATTTAACGAGCGACTATAAAAGAGTGTGAACGAGCACAAACCAGCACTTGGTTTGTCTTCACAAATCAAAGAGATCCATTAGCATTCGTCTTATCTCGGCT from Calliopsis andreniformis isolate RMS-2024a chromosome 2, iyCalAndr_principal, whole genome shotgun sequence encodes:
- the LOC143187186 gene encoding casein kinase I-like isoform X3 yields the protein MELRVGNKYRLGRKIGSGSFGDIYLGTNISTGEEVAIKLECIKTRHPQLHIESKFYKMMQGGVGIPTIKWCGSEGDYNVMVMELLGPSLEDLFNFCSRRFSLKTVLLLADQLICRTDYIHSRNFIHRDIKPDNFLMGLGKKGNLVYIIDFGLAKKYRDGRTHKHIPYRENKNLTGTARYASINTHLGIEQSRRDDLESLGYVLMYFNRGSLPWQGLKAATKRQKYERISEKKMSTPVEELCKGYPVEFASYLRYCRALRFEERPDYSYLRQLFRTLFHGQGFTYDYVFDWNMLKFGNVRQPTLPSTQQAPMHSQQTNAALPSGTNNDQEHRSRPYARQCLANASVATVGPTVGTTSNLRSMRQKREAMDALRDQDNQDKSDLQASGAVGQERRVSMRLHRRDAAAAAGEMQPKSKLMKSTSG
- the LOC143188250 gene encoding uncharacterized protein LOC143188250; the encoded protein is MRLLVGHTQAGDLETPRANPCQFSTFKSSPSGRAAADVASLDLTGLNLGHRDTVAANRATELNSSTSRDYYQPMNRLRERSPNASSRQLDKQSYFFHGHKTEKDIDREAVLFDCNTPDEIKFDYTVDDVAASVGSMNCFGGGEKEKSADHEEKKQKSSALGSRRLAGHDSRRDSGNVEFLEKEGEIFKKSSNELLQETSTKKKRNFSFNNKEKTHRSLESLERSVDLSVVDCKSLVLLDDQPKTFFYGRQKTLDFSQKSKKSMDSSANKARKRPNFFQRVRRRWHFLLKQRRIRRRNKYERPQSAQEKCEYFLQKYQKNDFFERIPSLPRSSTVSELRFFYVSQFFRHESKDSKSQKEVTAQLEDSTFRVKAEENKSSSASEKQEQPVAPASDSHSENTPTNVESTDKKLLETVTSVTTQESASCNKESVEIGYSISQLSKLCLQNLQNVNRTDALHPQEVANTDKKEQFMEWIVRTDLDTLSYCTNSSDSLGNGKLQGNLDILKGILLDIFLCTCI
- the LOC143187186 gene encoding casein kinase I-like isoform X4; the protein is MELRVGNKYRLGRKIGSGSFGDIYLGTNISTGEEVAIKLECIKTRHPQLHIESKFYKMMQGGVGIPTIKWCGSEGDYNVMVMELLGPSLEDLFNFCSRRFSLKTVLLLADQLICRTDYIHSRNFIHRDIKPDNFLMGLGKKGNLVYIIDFGLAKKYRDGRTHKHIPYRENKNLTGTARYASINTHLGIEQSRRDDLESLGYVLMYFNRGSLPWQGLKAATKRQKYERISEKKMSTPVEELCKGYPVEFASYLRYCRALRFEERPDYSYLRQLFRTLFHGQGFTYDYVFDWNMLKFGNVRQPTLPSTQQAPMHSQQTNAALPSGTNNDQEHRSRPYARQCLANASVATVGPTVGTTSNLRSMRQKREAMDALRDQDNQDKSDLQASGAVGQERRVSMRLHRRDAAAAAGEMQPKSK